The nucleotide sequence TGCCAAAGTCTCATTATCTATTGCAATTCCGTCCCTCGACAACAAAAGTATTTGGCTAACTCCATCTCCTCTTAATCTTTCGTATTTAATCATATCTGTCCCTCGACAACAAAACATTTGGCCAACAGCTAATAGCTAGCAGCCAGTAGCCAATTTATTATGTGTATGAGCGTTTTTTATTTTTACTCTAATGAATTATTTATCGAATAGCAAATGGCGAACACAGAAAATCCATGCTAATTTTAAATTTTCAATTTTAAATTTCTTTCACGTCTTCTTGAACATTTTTATTACTCATATCTTAATGCTAATATCGGGTCAAGTTTTGCAGCTTTATTTGCTGGATATAAACCAGATATCACCCCTACAATTGTAGAAAATATAACTGCAATTAGTATTGTTATTATTGATATTGAAGGTGGTATTCCCAATGACATAGCTATAAGAGCTTGAATTCCTAAACCAAAAGCTGTACCTATAATTCCCCCTATACCTGTTATAAGCATTGATTCAATTAAAAACTGAATAAGTATGTCTTTTCTTGTAGCTCCAATTGCCTTTCTTATACCTATTTCCCTTGTTCTTTCAGTAACTGAAACTAACATTATATTCATAACTCCTATACCACCAACCAATAAAGATATGGCAGCTATAGCACCTATAACTCCAGATAAAACCCCTAGAATATTGTTAAATATATCCATAACTTGTTGCGCTGTCTGAACTCTATAATAGTTTTTACCTTCATTTCTATGTCTTTTTTCTATTACCTTGATTATATTGTCTGTAAGTTTATTAACATTCTTATTATCTAACACACTAATCTCAAAGCTATAGTATCTACTACCCATTCTCAACTTTTTCATTAATGTCACAGGTGCGTATAGTTGAGTAGGAATGTCTCCTGCTAATTGTTGATTAAGTTTGTCAAAGGTTGATGGTGGTGTTTCATAAACTCCACACACTAATAGTGCAATCTTAGAAAAGCCTGTATCAACCATTATTTTTTCTCCTAATACATCGGTTCTTTTAAATAAATCCATAGCTAGCTTCTTATCTATTACACATACGTTTCTTTCTCCCTTTACATCCGACTCTAATAAAAACCTTCCCTTTACCATATCAAAGTTCTGGATTTTGCTGTAATCTTCATTCACTCCTATTATATATATCGACCCTTTCTCTCTTCCTGATAATGCTTCACCATTAGTACTCATAATAGGAGAAATAGCTTTAATATCGTCTTTAAATATTCTTTTTATCGTCGCTAAATCATACTCATCAAATCGGTCTTGATATCTAGGATTTTCACCCCAGTTCATCCCAAATATAACTCTATTTGTACCTATTTTTTCAAATTCATTACCTATAGTAGCTTGGCTACCTTGCCCTAATGAAACAATCGTTATAACAGATGCTATACCTATTATTATACCTAACATAGTTAAAAAAGAACGCATTTTATTAGCTAATAAACTTGATATAGCTATCCT is from Caldisalinibacter kiritimatiensis and encodes:
- a CDS encoding ABC transporter permease; translation: MNILESFRIAISSLLANKMRSFLTMLGIIIGIASVITIVSLGQGSQATIGNEFEKIGTNRVIFGMNWGENPRYQDRFDEYDLATIKRIFKDDIKAISPIMSTNGEALSGREKGSIYIIGVNEDYSKIQNFDMVKGRFLLESDVKGERNVCVIDKKLAMDLFKRTDVLGEKIMVDTGFSKIALLVCGVYETPPSTFDKLNQQLAGDIPTQLYAPVTLMKKLRMGSRYYSFEISVLDNKNVNKLTDNIIKVIEKRHRNEGKNYYRVQTAQQVMDIFNNILGVLSGVIGAIAAISLLVGGIGVMNIMLVSVTERTREIGIRKAIGATRKDILIQFLIESMLITGIGGIIGTAFGLGIQALIAMSLGIPPSISIITILIAVIFSTIVGVISGLYPANKAAKLDPILALRYE